A stretch of the Lolium perenne isolate Kyuss_39 chromosome 3, Kyuss_2.0, whole genome shotgun sequence genome encodes the following:
- the LOC127345915 gene encoding uncharacterized protein: MELHHLSGVFPSPAASSLFSSSAFDMGDSDDMHLLNTLLEMGNDMSHYLGFDMDTTERHSSSTSTSSSSSSYSSSSDQHQQQQQGMAAAAPSKRRAPAAASIPKGLIGVRKRPWGKFAAEIRDSTRKGARVWLGTFNTPEAAAMAYDQAAFSVRGAAAVLNYPVDRVQESLRTLALGATAGSPVLALKRRHSIRKRSPNKAKKTAMAPAAATKITREAAPAHQQTTAHAGVVELEDLGADYLDELLRVSSDQPTASTMVGYEFDLQSIIANAGPILFPHC, translated from the coding sequence ATGGAACTACATCATTTGAGCGGCGTCTTCCCGTCGCCGGCAGCTTCGTCCCTGTTCTCATCGTCGGCGTTCGACATGGGCGACAGCGACGACATGCACCTGCTGAACACCCTGCTGGAGATGGGGAATGACATGTCCCATTACCTCGGGTTCGACATGGACACTACGGAGCGgcactcctcctccacctccacctcctcgtcaagcagctcctactcctcctcctccgaccagcaccagcagcagcagcagggcaTGGCCGCCGCTGCACCGAGCAAGCGTCGTGCCCCAGCAGCAGCTTCAATCCCCAAGGGCCTCATCGGCGTGCGGAAGCGTCCGTGGGGCAAGTTCGCCGCCGAGATACGTGACTCCACGCGCAAGGGCGCCagggtgtggctcggcaccttcaacACCCCCGAGGCGGCCGCCATGGCCTACGACCAGGCCGCCTTCTCCGTCcgcggcgccgccgccgtcctcaaCTACCCCGTCGACCGCGTCCAGGAGTCGCTCCGCACGCTCGCGCTCGGCGCCACGGCCGGCTCCCCCGTGCTGGCCCTCAAGAGGCGCCACTCCATCCGGAAGCGCTCGCCCAACAAGGCCAAGAAGACGGCCATggcgcccgccgccgccaccaagatTACGAGGGAGGCGGCGCCCGCGCATCAACAGACGACGGCGCATGCCGGAGTGGTGGAGCTCGAGGACCTGGGCGCCGATTACCTGGACGAGCTGCTCCGGGTCTCCTCCGACCAGCCGACGGCGTCCACGATGGTTGGCTATGAGTTTGACCTGCAGTCGATTATCGCCAACGCCGGCCCAATCTTGTTCCCTCACTGCTAG
- the LOC139838290 gene encoding uncharacterized protein — MEGYCMLYTDYFADDPLHDDTVFRHRFRMSRKLFLKIVENLRKIEYFKLKRDVVGELGFSTIQKCTVARMLAYGIAGDTHDDYLRMTEYVTIDFMYRFCRAIVAVFGETYLRTPNVAETKCREGFPWDAWQHDCMHCAWKNCQFAHQGMYKGRKGACSVMLEAVADQDLWLWHAFFGMAGSHNDINVLHFSDVLQKLIEGNAPPVQFEINGHQYDNGYYLADDIYLRWSTFVKTISNPVPKGKKAWFAQIHEADVDLMMITMCLPHLLLFSPCVKKSETATLITNCKMIWWSIVDSQRRRLDLLRPVRFAADLRMLKALEQRMSTG; from the exons ATGGAAGGCTATTGCATGCTCTacaccgactacttcgccgacgatccATTGCACGACGATACCGTATTTCGTCATCGTTTCCGGATGAGTAGGAAACTTTTTCTGAAGATAGTCGAGAATTTGAGGAAGATCGAATACTTCAAATTGAAGAGAGACGTTGTCGGCGAGCTTGGTTTCTCAACAAttcagaagtgcacagtggcacGGATGCTTGCCTATGGAATTGCAGGTGATACACATGATGACTATCTGCGCATGACAGAGTACGTGACCATTGATTTCATGTATAGATTCTGCAGGGCAATTGTTGCGGTGTTTGGAGAGACCTATCTGCGCACACCCAATGTGGCAGAGACAAAATGCAGAGAGGGGTTTCCCTGGGATGCTTGGCAACATGACTGTATGCACTGTGCATGGAAGAACTGTCAATTTGCACACCAGGGCATGTATAAAGGACGGAAGGGTGCATGCAGTGTGATGCTTGAGGCAGTGGCTGACCAGGACCTGTGGCTTTGGCATGCTTTCTTCGGCATGGCAGGATCACACAATGATATCAATGTGCTGCATTTCTCCGATGTGCTCCAGAAGCTTATTGAAGGCAATGCCCCTCCAGTGCAGTTTGAGATCAATGGACACCAGTATGACAATGGCTACTATCTTGCAGATGACATCTATCTAAGATggtcaacatttgtgaagacaatctcGAACCCTGTACCTAAAGGGAAGAAAGCTTGGTTTGCCCAAATACATGAGGCTGATGTGGATTTG ATGATGATCACAATGTGCCTCCCGCATTTGCTGCTTTTCTCGCCATGTGTCAAGAAGTCCGAGACTGCAACACTCATCACcaactgcaagatgatctggtggagcattgTGGACTCTCAAAGGCGGCGActa GATCTTCTGCGCCCGGTCCGGTTTGCAGCAGACCTGCGTATGTTGAAGGCTCTGGAGCAGAGGATGAGCACAGGGTGA